From the genome of Solanum lycopersicum chromosome 7, SLM_r2.1:
aaatatttatctatctCATATTAGATGGACGTATTCTATTTCGCACAATAACtaataaatcattaataaactaatattCAAATGCCCCCTTAATCTATTATCGGATTTTCAACTACACACTCATACTTTAGGGAATTTCATAACTCAtcccctaccccccccccctctacacatttttaaaatgaaatatatagcCCCCTAAACTCAAATTTGTGTTAGAAAGACAATGTACTCGCCCTTGTCacgtaatatatattattttttaattaaaaaaattattgtctttttctttattcggtttttcttttgtattttttttctatttccaaccctttttttcttttctttttctttcttctcttttttttccttgaCATTTGTTTGATAAAACTTTTTCTGCTATTGAagagaaaatttcaaattttatttgtaataattttaaacgatgaaaatctctctttttttctatCCTATTCCATTCATCGCTACTGATCGTTGATACTGTAAAAGtagttttcttactttttttgtgCCAACTCATGATCTAAACGATTCAAACGTATACCCTAGTACATGTTCCTCGACGCTGAGGGAACCCCCGAAGAGAAGGAGATTTCGTGACATTTCTGATTGGTTGTCTTGTATTTTTAGTAAGTTATTTAATAGTCGGCATGTTGAATCGTATGCATAATATGACGTGTTGGTTTATATTGATTCTAACGAAATGATGATGAAATACTTCTATTTAATAGAATATTCAATTTGAAGATAGAATCTCAAATCTCTCTCGACACGGAGAATCTCTCTTTTTAATACGCAATGTCAAGTAAGAATTCCAATTCAGCTTGTTCCCGGCTATTGCATCTTTCCTACCACACTACTTCAACAACTACTTCTTAGTGACTTACTACCCTACCACCAAGACTGGCAAGAGCACCGGATGATTTAACACTATCCCAATCTGTAGAAAGACTACCAGCATTGGCTCTTTCACTGTTGGAACAACTTCTTCTCTCATGCTTCCTAAATGTTGCTCTTATAATTACTTAAGAACAAAAAGAATAGCCATTAATGCTTATCACAGTAATGAAATGTGCCGTTATGAAATGTCAAGTTTTATTATTGAAAGGTGAAATTATAATCTTTGAtaatctttcattttttcccaTTGATTGATCTttttttcaccattttcatCTTCCTTGCAAACATTAAAAGTTTATCAATCAACCCAACTCACTTCTTCCTTCATACCATTAAGATTATCAAGTATTACaccattaatatatatatatatatatatatatatatatatatatatatatataaaactcaaGTTTTGGAGGAGTTGACATGTTTCATGTTTTCATCATCCATGACTGCAACAAGTGTTTTGAAGGGTAAAATATGGCGAGAATTTTATTCCTAACCATTTCATCCGTCATTTGATTGATACTCAAGTTATTTTCATGGATGAATTTGTCGAATTCTTCAAATTGAGGTAATGGATACATAACAATGAATCTTTTCATAtctatctatttttaaaatcgCATATGAGTTTTGTTTTGAGAACCCAAAATTCTTTCTGAACatgaatttaagttattaaatTAGGGCACGAAAAAAATCAAGACAAGAATTTTCTAACCTATTTGTCCATGTGGTTAGGCATGTAAAATGATGATtaacaattttaataatattaataaaaagttgattttcaaaatttcctaAATTCATGcacaaattgaaaaattaaaattctagaATCAAGAGGAATAATTAAATCACATGTTGAATCCAATGAATGTGACAGTCACTGCAACTTAGAAAAGTTGAAAGGTGAAGAGATTTGATTTATGTTGAtgtgaagaagaaaggaaataaataagaaaaataataattaaaaatacatatttatgaagtgaaattctaaaaataaaattttatcatttgttTTGATCCTCACTCTATACACTCAGCATTTAAAgagtaaattatataaattttaaatttttcaaggaTGATATAACACAAATAAAGTTAGAGTGTGTAATTGAAATTTTAGGTATAGGCTGAGGGGCTTTAGGCATTTTCTCTAAATTGAACTTTATTATTTTGTCCTTTGTTCATAattaactttttgaaaaaagaaattttttgtctttaaaatttatttgggaAAAGGCATAGATTTCCCCTTGAACTTGTATCGAAAAGTCATTTACACATTTCAACTATCATGACGACCTATTACACACTTTTACTATTCAAAAGTGATTTTAATAGCACCCTGCTATGTGCAACACCACTCTCATAGTATGTGGTGTGTCACATTCGCTGACACGTCAGGGCCATATCAGAaattctacttttttttatttttttttactttcttttctttattttcttaaattttattttattaatgggaaaatacacaagtaccccctcaatctatgcccgaaatcccagagacacacttatactatactaaggtcctattacccccctgaacttattttatatgtaattttctacccctttttagcctacgtggtaCTAGTTCGGAAAAAAAAgccaaccatcgttgggcccacaagatagtgtcacgtaagctaaaaaggggtaaaaaattattaataaaataagttcagaggggtaataggaccttattatagtataagtgtgtctctgagatttcgaacataggttgagggggtacttggacattatccctttattaattatagttatattaattaatttctaatcaattattaaaaatttctaaTAATGCTATCTTCTTCATTGTAAAATGGGAAAGAAGAACTTTTAGCAATGACCACCAAGGAAATTACACGTAATCTGGAATTGATTTCGGAGTGaaagaactttttcattttaaaatgtaCCCTTAAGAAGGTTGCTTCATGTTCTTACATTGATTGGCCATGGAAACTAAGTTTTCATTGTTATTTGTTGTGGATTTTAGTTGTAAATTTTTCAACTCgttattttttcatgttctttctggagatttttaaaaaatagagataatagaaaaataagtttcttTCCATTTTCAATCGATcactcaataataaaaaatgtccGCCAAAGCTCAATCAATTGAAACCTTTTGAAATATAACTcctttttaaagtaatttattttttggttgttTCTTGTTAATGGAGTGTGAAGAAGATGAAAGGGTGTGGTGTGAAGAAGAAGTGATGTGGGGGGTTGGGTTTacgaaatattttgatttttttaatttttttatttcaataacaATGCTGTGAcgcgatttttttaaaaaattattatgaaatttttatgataatttaaacGTATAACTAATTTTTCGATACaaattcaaaaggaaatttatgtCTTTACCCAAATTTATTTCAAACTTACAAAGACCGTAGgagtaaaattgaaaataaataaataattaattctatCTTAGTAAagacaataaatataaattacaatttggTCATCATTGAGAAATTGACGACCCACCTAAAGCAAGCAGCAATCGAAGGATCCAAAATAATGATGCAGCTGGGTGTCAAAACGTCAGGTACAGCAGTAGCTTGCTCTCACTTCTTATCGCCTCGCGCATTCCCTCCTACCGCCATCGCCATCACTCGTCGCCATCTCAAGCCGTACTGTTTGTATCGTTCTATCAAAATGTCTGCTGAGCAAATCGTCGAACATGTGGTGCTCTTCAAAGCCAAACCTGATGCTGACCCTTCAAAGCTTACCGCCATGGTTAACAACCTCAACAGCTTGACTTCTCTCAATCAAGTAGTTCATCTCAGTTCTGGTCCCCTTATTCGTGACAGATCttcctctttttccttcactcacattcttcattctcGGTACAAGTCTAAGTCCGACTTGGCTGATTACTCTGCACACCCTGACCATGTAAGTGTTGTTAGGCAGTACGTCTTGCCGGTGGTTGATGACATCATGGCTGTTGATTGGGTTCCGATTGAATTCTCTGGTCCGACTGGTGTGCCGCCTGGTTCAGCGATGAGGCTGACGTTTCTTAAATTGAAGGAGAATTTGGGGgaaaatgaaaaatcacaaGTTTTGAGTGCGGTTGGGGGAATCAAAGAGAAATTTTCTGGGATTGAACAGTTGACTGTTGGGGAGAATTTTTCTCCTGGTAGGGCGAAAGGTTTTTCGATTGCTTCAATTGCGGTTTTCAAGGGAGTGGATGAATTGGAAGCTTTGGAGTCGCAAACGGAGCTGGCGAATGAGCAGAAAGAGAAGGTTAAGGAGTTTTTGGATGGTGCTGTTGTGGTGGATTATGCTGTTCTTCCTACTCAATCAGCTAGCCTTTGAGAAGGTTTATGATCAGTAGTTGAGGTTATTCTTGCCTCTTTCTAGAGTTAATTGCCCTATGTACTGATGATTTGCGTTTTAATATGGCTAAATAAATTCAGTTATCCGTCAATTTATGTACTGTTTTTGTATCTTGAACTTTTCCAGATGTTTCCTTTTCATTATAGCATTTTCCCATGCTTGTCATCCTATCTAGTATGAACTTTCTAGTACTATTTAGCTTCAGTAGCCATACATGAAGGTGACTGCTGTATACACTGCAATAGTGATGTTTTAGCAGGTAGTCGTTTTCCAGGGCACAATGAACCAGATTTGTGTGTTTGTTCTCACAAATATTGTTTGATTACGCAGGCTATAACACTTGAAGGAAGTGATAAAAGGATAGTTGAAAGAAAGTTGAAACtgtgaaaatgacattcaaaacaATATGGATCATCTCCTGTCATTAAA
Proteins encoded in this window:
- the LOC101256396 gene encoding stress-response A/B barrel domain-containing protein UP3, which produces MMQLGVKTSGTAVACSHFLSPRAFPPTAIAITRRHLKPYCLYRSIKMSAEQIVEHVVLFKAKPDADPSKLTAMVNNLNSLTSLNQVVHLSSGPLIRDRSSSFSFTHILHSRYKSKSDLADYSAHPDHVSVVRQYVLPVVDDIMAVDWVPIEFSGPTGVPPGSAMRLTFLKLKENLGENEKSQVLSAVGGIKEKFSGIEQLTVGENFSPGRAKGFSIASIAVFKGVDELEALESQTELANEQKEKVKEFLDGAVVVDYAVLPTQSASL